Proteins co-encoded in one Oceanibaculum nanhaiense genomic window:
- a CDS encoding sensor histidine kinase, translating into MIGIDDPAFCHGQPFARVVSIDAQRKEGISWLSGKLSGPDADVPIEVLLLPLRAGKEAREHIVYLRDRRPLLEREETLHRARLQAETERNTARQFLAQMTHELRTPLNAVIGFSEIMVNQLFGPLDDRYRDYAEDIMQSGRHLLGIINDILDLSKIEAGEMTLDERQVDVGRVVQSSIRIISERAALGQVSIQVDPACIFPFVIGDETKLKQLFLNLLSNAVKFTPSGGRVLVRSEIDSRGWLAISVIDSGIGMSAADSKIAMMPFKQLHAKTEHDDRGTGLGLTISQAIAVLHNGTLELVSEVGRGTRVTLKLPADRLMAVS; encoded by the coding sequence TTGATCGGAATCGACGACCCTGCATTCTGCCATGGCCAGCCTTTCGCGCGTGTCGTCAGTATCGATGCGCAGCGTAAGGAAGGAATTTCCTGGCTGTCGGGCAAGCTAAGCGGACCAGATGCCGACGTGCCCATCGAGGTGCTGCTGCTGCCGCTCCGTGCCGGAAAGGAAGCGCGCGAGCATATTGTCTATTTGCGCGACCGCCGGCCCTTGCTTGAACGCGAAGAGACCCTGCACAGAGCGAGATTGCAGGCGGAGACGGAGCGGAACACGGCCCGGCAGTTCCTGGCGCAGATGACGCATGAGCTGCGGACGCCCCTGAACGCCGTGATCGGCTTCAGCGAGATCATGGTCAATCAGCTGTTCGGGCCGCTGGATGACCGGTATCGCGACTATGCCGAGGATATCATGCAGAGCGGCCGTCACCTGCTCGGCATCATCAACGATATTCTCGACCTGTCGAAGATCGAGGCTGGCGAGATGACGCTCGACGAGCGCCAGGTCGATGTCGGACGGGTGGTGCAGTCCTCGATCCGGATTATCAGCGAGCGCGCAGCCTTGGGGCAGGTGAGCATACAGGTCGATCCGGCCTGTATTTTTCCTTTCGTTATCGGCGACGAAACCAAGCTGAAGCAGCTTTTTCTCAATCTCCTGTCAAACGCGGTGAAATTCACGCCGTCGGGCGGCCGCGTTCTGGTGCGCAGCGAGATCGATTCGCGCGGCTGGCTCGCCATCTCTGTCATCGATAGTGGCATCGGGATGAGTGCTGCCGACTCGAAGATCGCAATGATGCCGTTCAAGCAACTGCACGCCAAGACCGAGCATGACGATCGCGGCACCGGCCTCGGCCTGACGATCAGCCAGGCCATCGCGGTGCTGCATAACGGCACGCTGGAACTGGTTAGCGAGGTTGGCAGAGGAACCAGGGTCACGCTGAAACTGCCCGCCGACAGGCTGATGGCCGTCTCCTG